From Alphaproteobacteria bacterium, a single genomic window includes:
- a CDS encoding filamentous hemagglutinin N-terminal domain-containing protein gives MAIITTPRRAADRERHYSSASAIAMLASLATTLAVGAGGTAQAGPNGGTVVGGAGTISSIGNTTEINQSSSRLIIDWASFNIDPNELVKFTQPGASAIALNRVLDGLPSEIRGQLLANGNVWIVNHHGVTIHQSAQIDVGGLLVTTSDIANEDFMAGNYKFTVPGAEGAKVVNRGNITFAEAGLAGLVAPGVENSGTIVGKLGSVVVAGQDTFAVDLAGDGLMAFQVDPAASATSVVNSGTIKNDGGYILITAAQADDLVSSVVNVSGTVDASSSTANGGLVEVYGKDVTIASTAEVRADGATGGGKVLLGGDKYGAGTSNAFLADSLVLEKGSVLSAAATVDGDGGFVETSAATGSFAPSSVEISGAGTGTGGLWLIDPTNLEIITGGVAVIPGYTGIDPAPLVTVLQGGSGNSATVFTASPDPDVGNIVVTSGFGSITDIGSGVGLLTLTADNALTIDSAINTDGRLTLNAGAGGINIDANVTVDGNFTLNSGGIIDASGFAVTTGSLLDVNASGFDVILNGAGNDFGGQVDVAGNAIFLVDSNAIVLGNIVAANTLNVNAGGTITQAAATTIDANGDPSAVFNSNGNAITLDNAGNDFSNEVDLIATGSTATIRDDNALQLSGVQALNLTVNAGGDVTDSAADTIVVSNLTQITTTGAVTLTQGGGGHNFGTFAAAGTDIAVTDTNGIIFGDIDASGSLTVIAGGAVTQLAGGMAGDRIDVGTTTNIDATGSAISLIQVANDFGGAVSAVGTAIALTDRNGIQLGTVTASNTLRVTSLGGAITDTVGESITVANAATFFGGGAGPTEAVILDNDEQAAGAHDFGGPVNAIAESVVLHDANDIQLGSITAIGSTSLTVVATGDITDTAGSSVATGGTVNLTADSDNSNVGDVVLDNDPTTLPGAHGLGTVNASGVNVTVKEASLILVGTVTTKAGGTLLLETGFMGAGIINAGGSAITAVGLTDLRTRGGLIILDQGHDFQGRVDANTAIGGATPASVSLNDDTGGLVLGTVTASDLTLVSSDGAINDVATLAITATGTTTITATDGAGTNFDVQFDNDAPVTHDFGGPVVITAANDVQLDDINGIEFGDVTVNSMDATSHGNGGDIEFNGVFTGGPGNDTITALDGSVIVNNTVVGGGGTFDVFADQDFLVTPAGTFANDGGDATMVANQRVILRGDLTVLNGALSITADADANSVDNITIDGGVTVTGDNALTLAIGGTGRLLDAGGPDLDITLVGASLTLPRIVITDNNLVLSTVAPNAASQAFDDTNSIQVEGPTHELTVLTDGQSVTLDHAGNDFDGPVNVDTSNGGVSAPADVVVFDGATDLYLGSIVANNLTATAAGDNIFDVDGRSISAAGTSLFTVSGGGMVELNGDHDFVGAVSVDTASGGPGNVVLNDVAGGIVLGTVTAADLTVTSSDGDITDSAGQAITVAGMADLSATDGAGTDFDVLLDESATHDFQGQVDAYGGTVYIDDLSDIQLGTVTATSPMTLTIIAAGDIDDTPGLAITSVGPANFFAGGHVWLDNSTPFTHDLNEVNADGTSIILRDVDDIQLGNINTAGDLTVETFGPITSTADSGPGGNVNVGGLTTLDSNGNDITLDAASNDFNEVDADGANIVLADIDDIQLGTVTATGDLSVTAGGQIDDVAGEAITVGGLTTLTATGFDILLDNSPALHDLNEVDADGVNIVLVDVDDIQLGTVTATGDLSVTAGGQIDDVAGEAITVGGLTTLTATGDVLLDNDPATHDFNEVDVTGANIVLVDVDDIQLGTVTATGDLTVTAAGDITDVAGEAITVGGVADLTATDGATDFDILLDNAATHDFQGQVDAYGGTIYIEDLNDIQLGTVTATDPATLTIIAAGDIDDTPGLAVTSVGPANLFAGGHVWLDNDTPFTHDLNEVNASGTSIILRDVDDIQLGDIDTVGDLTVEAFGPIFSTADAGPGGNVNVDGLTTLNANGNDITLDAASNDFNEVDADGANIVLVDIDDIQLGTVTATGDLSVTAGGQIDDVAGEAITVGGLTTLTAIGFDILLDNNGPALHDFNEVDATGNQITLVDLDDIQLGTITATGLTVIARGQVDDVAGEAITVSGNASVTAESEDGLTHYDVLLDNDGPALHDFAYADVGAMLTVVGQNVVVIDANDLSLQVTAYGDATVIAEQRLEVKAGVNTAGGNTIDGALSATSRNAFAYAGTGDVNMMMVGNGAVVTGATMAGLRASVVGTVDVTGPDGAAFLGSATGNTTVTALSGSALVDGKPDPEGTVDPRDRASIGGDLIVTAQDQISVDASDIGGVLTLIETDDGADGVFDAGDRILANVGTVAGLATVTANGGDAALIADDLQGGAIVSSPLGTAAFAAGLVAGDLSITSLGGNLTATDTGGASATDVRFGPVDLTSGVPAEASAGDIAVSGVFTSYNVAVDSAQGLVLGGGIAIPDLTVQIDFDTVTPAPDRPGTLDGSERGMAPGATYPSANLEVHLGTLDATTLAGPIVDADDRAVIVPDAATVLTAAGDILLDNVDGGGVPLHDFAYADIGTMLTAIGNNVIVGDSNNLSIALTAAGDATITANGDLEVKAGANTLAGNTVDGTLLATSQTGFAHAGDGDANPLTVGVDATVTAADEAGLRGVIGNNATVTGPAGAVFLGTAGNDLTVTASGGSAYVDGQPAPTGVDRASVGGALTVSALDDILVDATSVGGAVSLTETAGDSDGQPDRILANIDDIGGSATLSAADGDADLIVTNTLAGDLSQSALNGDARTAIGTFDGDNLLVDWSAGTVRAEGSMGMGNVDIQNLRVGPADLVNGLAGSDPRDVAVSGTFRNFNLAIEADFGVVLGGGVVIAGDTGQVTFDDVIPVPSRPVGSTATDGIEDVAVNGGSFAVASLVIDRGQNAMNPDHGNLTVIADQGSYTADPAMLRILGDRGVVQAGSGRAGHPAGSGDGADGCGQLDAGREHRQRRDPDGGRQQLRQLSRRPGQQPGPADRPRACAGRDGAAHGRERHPLRCGGREPSGGDDGERRFGVLPSGSGSGSFADADDPGRQRGRRRRCGRRRGHQQRRRRCDQGCWRIRRIRMRRRSIRCCLRRASPGSGRTSSMSAA, from the coding sequence ATGGCCATCATCACGACACCCCGGCGCGCGGCTGACCGCGAGCGCCACTATTCGTCTGCCTCTGCGATCGCCATGCTGGCGTCGCTGGCAACGACCCTGGCCGTCGGCGCGGGCGGTACGGCCCAGGCGGGCCCGAACGGCGGCACGGTCGTCGGCGGCGCGGGCACGATCTCGTCGATCGGCAACACGACGGAAATCAACCAGTCGAGCTCGCGTCTGATCATCGACTGGGCGAGCTTCAACATCGACCCGAACGAGCTGGTGAAGTTCACGCAGCCCGGTGCGTCGGCGATTGCGCTGAACCGGGTTCTGGACGGTCTTCCGTCGGAGATCCGGGGCCAGTTGCTGGCGAACGGCAATGTTTGGATCGTGAACCATCACGGCGTGACGATCCACCAGTCGGCGCAGATCGACGTGGGCGGCCTGCTGGTGACGACGTCGGACATCGCCAACGAAGACTTCATGGCGGGGAATTACAAGTTCACGGTGCCGGGCGCCGAGGGCGCGAAGGTGGTGAACCGGGGCAATATCACGTTTGCCGAGGCGGGGCTGGCCGGCCTGGTGGCGCCGGGGGTCGAGAACTCCGGCACGATTGTCGGCAAGCTGGGCTCGGTCGTCGTGGCGGGCCAGGACACGTTTGCGGTGGACCTGGCGGGCGACGGCCTGATGGCGTTCCAGGTGGACCCGGCGGCGTCGGCGACGTCGGTGGTGAACAGCGGGACGATCAAGAACGACGGCGGCTACATCCTGATCACGGCGGCGCAGGCGGACGACCTGGTCTCGAGCGTGGTGAATGTGAGCGGGACGGTGGACGCGTCGTCGTCGACGGCGAATGGCGGCCTGGTCGAGGTGTACGGCAAGGACGTGACCATCGCGTCGACGGCCGAAGTGCGCGCCGACGGCGCCACCGGCGGCGGCAAGGTGCTGCTGGGCGGCGACAAGTACGGCGCCGGGACCAGCAACGCGTTTCTGGCAGACAGCTTGGTTCTCGAGAAGGGCTCCGTCCTGTCCGCGGCGGCCACCGTCGATGGCGACGGCGGCTTCGTCGAGACGTCGGCGGCGACCGGCAGCTTTGCGCCGTCGTCGGTCGAGATTTCGGGTGCGGGCACGGGCACGGGCGGCCTCTGGCTGATCGACCCGACCAACCTTGAGATCATCACCGGCGGCGTCGCCGTCATCCCGGGCTACACCGGGATTGACCCCGCCCCCCTCGTCACCGTTCTCCAAGGCGGCTCGGGCAACTCGGCGACCGTCTTCACAGCCAGTCCCGATCCCGATGTCGGCAACATTGTCGTCACGAGCGGATTCGGCAGCATTACCGATATTGGCTCCGGTGTCGGGCTCTTGACCCTGACCGCCGACAACGCCCTCACCATCGACTCGGCCATCAACACCGACGGGAGATTGACCCTCAATGCCGGCGCCGGCGGCATCAATATCGATGCGAATGTGACGGTCGACGGCAACTTCACGCTCAACTCCGGCGGAATCATCGACGCGTCCGGCTTCGCGGTCACGACCGGCAGCCTTTTGGATGTCAATGCCTCTGGCTTCGATGTGATCCTGAACGGTGCGGGCAACGACTTCGGCGGCCAGGTGGATGTGGCCGGCAACGCCATTTTCCTGGTCGACTCGAACGCCATCGTTCTCGGCAATATCGTGGCCGCGAACACGCTGAACGTGAATGCCGGCGGCACCATCACCCAGGCGGCCGCGACGACGATCGACGCCAACGGCGATCCGTCCGCGGTGTTCAACTCGAACGGCAACGCCATCACTCTCGACAATGCGGGCAACGACTTCTCCAATGAGGTCGACCTGATTGCGACCGGCTCCACCGCGACCATTCGCGATGACAATGCGTTGCAGTTGAGCGGTGTGCAGGCGCTGAACCTGACCGTCAATGCCGGCGGGGATGTCACCGACAGCGCCGCCGACACCATCGTGGTGAGCAACCTGACGCAGATCACCACCACCGGCGCGGTGACGCTGACGCAGGGCGGCGGCGGCCACAACTTCGGTACGTTTGCGGCGGCCGGCACCGATATTGCGGTGACGGACACCAACGGCATCATCTTCGGCGACATCGACGCGAGCGGCAGCCTGACGGTGATTGCCGGCGGTGCGGTGACGCAGCTCGCCGGGGGAATGGCCGGCGACCGGATCGACGTCGGCACCACCACGAATATCGACGCGACCGGCTCTGCCATCAGCCTGATCCAGGTGGCCAACGACTTCGGCGGCGCGGTGAGCGCGGTGGGGACGGCGATTGCCCTCACGGACCGCAACGGCATCCAACTGGGCACCGTCACCGCCTCGAACACGCTGAGGGTGACGTCCCTGGGCGGTGCGATCACGGATACGGTCGGTGAATCGATCACCGTCGCCAATGCGGCGACCTTCTTCGGGGGTGGGGCCGGACCCACAGAGGCGGTCATCCTCGACAACGACGAGCAGGCGGCCGGGGCGCACGACTTCGGCGGGCCGGTGAATGCGATCGCCGAGTCGGTCGTGCTGCACGATGCCAACGACATCCAACTGGGGTCGATCACCGCCATCGGGAGCACGTCGCTGACGGTTGTCGCCACCGGCGACATCACCGACACGGCCGGCAGTTCCGTCGCCACTGGCGGCACGGTCAACCTGACCGCGGACAGCGACAACAGCAATGTCGGCGATGTGGTCCTGGACAACGATCCGACGACCCTGCCGGGCGCGCACGGCCTGGGGACCGTGAACGCGTCGGGTGTGAACGTCACGGTGAAGGAAGCCAGCCTTATCCTGGTCGGCACCGTCACGACGAAGGCCGGCGGCACCTTGTTGCTCGAAACCGGCTTCATGGGGGCCGGCATCATCAACGCCGGCGGCTCGGCGATCACGGCGGTTGGCCTGACGGATCTGCGCACCCGCGGCGGGTTGATCATCCTCGACCAGGGCCATGACTTCCAGGGCCGTGTGGACGCCAACACCGCCATCGGCGGCGCGACCCCGGCGAGTGTGAGCCTGAACGACGACACCGGCGGCCTGGTTCTGGGGACGGTGACGGCATCGGACCTGACGCTGGTTTCGAGCGACGGCGCGATCAACGACGTGGCGACCCTGGCGATCACGGCGACGGGGACGACGACGATCACGGCGACGGACGGCGCGGGCACGAACTTCGACGTCCAGTTCGACAACGATGCGCCGGTGACGCACGACTTCGGCGGTCCGGTGGTGATCACTGCGGCCAATGACGTGCAGTTGGACGACATCAACGGCATTGAGTTCGGCGATGTTACGGTGAACTCGATGGATGCGACGTCGCACGGCAATGGCGGCGACATCGAGTTCAACGGCGTGTTCACGGGCGGCCCGGGCAACGACACCATCACGGCGCTGGACGGCAGCGTGATCGTGAACAACACGGTGGTCGGCGGCGGCGGCACGTTCGACGTGTTCGCCGACCAGGACTTCCTGGTGACGCCGGCGGGTACGTTCGCGAATGACGGCGGCGATGCAACGATGGTCGCGAACCAGCGTGTCATCCTGCGCGGCGACCTGACGGTTCTGAACGGCGCGCTGAGCATCACGGCGGACGCGGACGCCAATTCGGTCGACAATATCACGATCGACGGCGGCGTGACGGTGACCGGCGACAACGCGCTGACGCTGGCGATCGGCGGCACGGGGCGCCTGCTGGATGCGGGTGGACCGGACCTGGATATCACGCTGGTGGGCGCGAGCCTGACGCTGCCGCGGATCGTGATCACGGACAACAATCTGGTGCTGTCGACGGTGGCGCCGAACGCGGCCTCGCAGGCGTTCGACGACACGAACAGCATCCAGGTGGAAGGTCCGACGCACGAGCTGACGGTGCTGACGGACGGCCAGTCGGTGACGCTGGACCATGCGGGCAACGACTTCGACGGCCCGGTGAATGTGGACACGTCGAACGGCGGTGTCTCGGCGCCGGCGGACGTGGTCGTGTTCGACGGGGCGACGGACCTGTATCTGGGTTCGATCGTGGCCAACAACCTGACGGCGACGGCGGCGGGCGACAACATTTTCGATGTCGACGGCCGGTCGATCTCCGCGGCGGGCACCAGCCTGTTCACGGTCAGCGGCGGCGGCATGGTGGAGCTGAACGGCGACCACGACTTTGTCGGCGCGGTGAGCGTCGACACGGCGTCGGGCGGCCCGGGCAATGTTGTGCTGAACGACGTTGCGGGCGGCATCGTGCTGGGCACGGTGACGGCGGCGGACCTGACGGTGACGAGCAGCGATGGCGACATCACCGACTCGGCCGGCCAGGCGATCACGGTGGCCGGCATGGCGGACCTGTCGGCGACGGATGGCGCCGGCACGGACTTCGACGTGCTGCTGGATGAGTCCGCGACGCACGACTTCCAGGGCCAGGTGGATGCCTATGGCGGCACGGTCTATATCGATGACCTGAGCGATATCCAGCTGGGCACGGTGACGGCGACGTCTCCGATGACGCTGACGATCATCGCGGCGGGCGATATCGACGACACGCCCGGCCTGGCGATCACCTCGGTGGGTCCGGCGAACTTCTTTGCCGGCGGTCATGTGTGGCTCGACAACAGCACGCCGTTCACCCACGACCTGAACGAGGTGAATGCCGACGGCACCAGCATCATTCTGCGGGATGTGGACGACATCCAGCTGGGCAATATCAACACCGCGGGCGACCTGACGGTGGAGACGTTCGGCCCGATCACCAGCACGGCGGACTCCGGACCGGGCGGCAATGTCAATGTCGGCGGGCTGACGACGCTCGACTCCAACGGCAACGACATCACGCTGGATGCGGCCAGCAACGACTTCAACGAGGTCGATGCGGACGGCGCCAACATCGTGCTGGCGGATATCGACGACATCCAGCTGGGCACGGTGACGGCGACGGGCGACCTGTCGGTGACGGCGGGCGGCCAGATCGACGACGTGGCCGGCGAGGCGATCACGGTGGGCGGTCTGACGACGCTGACGGCGACCGGGTTCGACATCCTGCTGGACAACAGCCCGGCGCTGCACGACCTGAACGAGGTCGATGCGGACGGCGTCAACATCGTGCTGGTGGATGTCGACGACATCCAGCTGGGCACGGTGACGGCGACGGGCGACCTGTCGGTGACGGCGGGCGGCCAGATCGACGACGTGGCCGGCGAGGCGATCACGGTGGGCGGTCTGACGACGCTGACGGCGACGGGCGACGTGCTGCTGGACAACGACCCGGCGACGCACGACTTCAACGAGGTCGACGTCACCGGCGCCAACATCGTGCTGGTGGATGTCGACGACATCCAGCTGGGCACGGTGACGGCGACGGGCGACCTGACGGTGACGGCGGCCGGCGACATCACGGACGTTGCCGGCGAGGCGATCACGGTGGGCGGCGTGGCCGACCTGACCGCGACGGACGGCGCGACGGACTTCGACATCCTGCTGGACAATGCGGCGACGCACGACTTCCAGGGCCAGGTGGATGCCTATGGCGGCACGATCTATATCGAAGACCTGAACGACATCCAGCTGGGCACGGTGACGGCGACGGATCCGGCGACGCTGACGATCATCGCGGCCGGCGATATCGACGACACGCCCGGCCTGGCGGTCACGTCGGTCGGTCCGGCGAACCTGTTCGCCGGCGGTCATGTGTGGCTGGACAACGACACGCCGTTCACCCACGACCTGAACGAGGTGAATGCCAGCGGCACCAGCATCATCCTGCGGGATGTGGATGACATCCAGCTGGGCGACATCGACACCGTGGGCGACCTGACGGTGGAGGCGTTCGGTCCGATCTTCAGCACGGCGGATGCGGGGCCTGGCGGCAATGTCAATGTCGATGGGCTGACGACGCTGAACGCGAACGGCAACGACATCACGCTGGATGCGGCCAGCAACGACTTCAACGAGGTCGATGCGGACGGCGCCAACATCGTGCTGGTGGATATCGACGATATCCAACTGGGCACGGTGACGGCGACGGGCGACCTGTCGGTGACGGCGGGCGGCCAGATCGACGACGTGGCCGGCGAGGCGATCACGGTCGGCGGCCTGACGACGCTGACGGCGATCGGGTTCGACATCCTGCTGGACAACAACGGTCCGGCCCTGCACGACTTCAACGAGGTCGACGCGACGGGCAACCAGATCACGCTGGTGGACCTGGACGATATCCAGCTGGGGACGATCACGGCGACGGGCCTGACGGTGATCGCGCGCGGGCAGGTGGACGACGTGGCCGGCGAGGCGATCACGGTGTCCGGCAATGCCAGCGTCACGGCGGAGTCGGAAGACGGCCTGACCCATTACGACGTGCTGCTCGACAATGACGGTCCGGCGCTGCACGACTTCGCGTATGCGGATGTCGGCGCGATGCTGACCGTGGTCGGCCAGAATGTTGTGGTGATCGACGCCAACGACCTGTCGCTGCAGGTGACGGCCTATGGCGATGCGACGGTGATCGCGGAGCAGCGCCTGGAAGTGAAGGCGGGCGTCAACACGGCCGGCGGCAACACGATCGACGGCGCGCTGTCGGCGACGAGCCGGAACGCCTTTGCCTATGCGGGCACGGGCGACGTCAACATGATGATGGTCGGCAACGGCGCGGTGGTGACCGGCGCGACGATGGCGGGCCTTCGGGCGAGCGTTGTCGGCACGGTGGACGTCACCGGTCCGGACGGCGCGGCGTTCCTGGGGTCTGCGACCGGCAATACGACGGTGACGGCCCTGTCGGGCTCGGCCCTGGTCGACGGCAAGCCGGACCCGGAGGGGACGGTGGACCCGCGGGACCGGGCGTCGATCGGCGGCGACCTGATCGTGACGGCGCAGGACCAGATCAGCGTGGATGCCTCGGATATCGGCGGCGTGCTGACGCTGATCGAGACGGACGACGGCGCCGACGGCGTGTTCGATGCCGGCGACCGCATTCTGGCGAATGTGGGCACGGTGGCGGGCCTGGCCACGGTGACGGCGAATGGCGGCGACGCGGCGCTGATCGCGGACGACCTTCAGGGCGGTGCGATCGTCTCCAGCCCGCTGGGCACGGCGGCGTTTGCGGCGGGCCTGGTGGCGGGCGACCTGAGCATCACCAGCCTGGGCGGCAATCTGACGGCGACGGACACGGGCGGCGCGTCCGCGACGGACGTGCGCTTCGGTCCGGTGGACCTGACCAGCGGCGTGCCGGCGGAAGCGTCGGCGGGCGACATCGCGGTGTCGGGCGTGTTCACCAGCTACAATGTGGCGGTGGACTCGGCGCAGGGCCTGGTTCTGGGCGGCGGCATCGCCATCCCGGACCTGACGGTTCAGATCGACTTCGACACGGTGACGCCGGCGCCGGATCGTCCGGGGACGCTTGACGGCAGCGAGCGCGGCATGGCGCCGGGCGCGACCTACCCGTCGGCCAATCTGGAGGTGCATCTCGGCACGCTGGATGCGACGACGCTGGCGGGCCCGATCGTGGACGCGGACGACCGCGCCGTGATCGTGCCGGATGCGGCGACGGTGCTGACGGCGGCGGGCGACATCCTGCTGGACAATGTCGACGGCGGCGGCGTGCCCCTGCATGACTTCGCCTATGCGGACATCGGCACGATGCTGACGGCGATCGGCAACAATGTGATCGTCGGCGACAGCAACAATCTGTCGATTGCGCTGACGGCGGCGGGCGACGCGACCATCACGGCGAACGGCGACCTGGAAGTGAAGGCGGGCGCGAACACGCTGGCCGGCAACACGGTCGACGGCACGCTGCTGGCGACCAGCCAGACCGGGTTTGCCCATGCCGGCGACGGCGACGCGAACCCGCTGACGGTCGGGGTCGACGCGACGGTGACGGCGGCCGACGAAGCGGGTCTGCGGGGCGTGATCGGCAACAATGCCACGGTGACCGGCCCGGCGGGCGCGGTGTTCCTGGGCACGGCCGGCAACGACCTGACGGTGACGGCGAGCGGCGGGTCGGCCTATGTGGACGGCCAGCCGGCGCCGACGGGCGTGGATCGCGCCTCGGTCGGCGGCGCGCTGACGGTCAGCGCCCTGGACGACATCCTGGTGGATGCGACGTCGGTGGGCGGTGCCGTGAGCCTGACGGAGACGGCGGGCGACAGCGACGGCCAGCCGGACCGGATCCTGGCCAATATCGACGATATCGGCGGCTCGGCCACGCTGAGCGCGGCGGACGGCGATGCGGACCTGATCGTGACCAACACGCTGGCGGGCGATCTGAGCCAGTCGGCGCTGAACGGTGACGCCCGCACGGCGATCGGCACGTTCGACGGCGACAACCTGCTGGTCGACTGGAGTGCGGGCACGGTCCGGGCCGAAGGGTCGATGGGCATGGGCAATGTCGACATCCAGAACCTGCGGGTGGGTCCGGCGG